A section of the Ruania halotolerans genome encodes:
- the yicI gene encoding alpha-xylosidase produces MKFTDGYWQTMPGVEILRPRAIESVVNSGDHLLVHASTAPLRHRGDTLNRPMITIRVDAPAEGVIGVRIEHFTGRREHGPRFALAGTDAGPQVDVPASGPATLTSGGLTARVATEGPWSLELVRTDGTVLTTATDRGTAFIATPEGPFVREQHALGIGEHLYGLGERFGPLVKNGQSVDIWNADGGTASEQAYKNVPFHLSDRGYGVFVDHPERVSYEIGTEVASRTQFSVPGQRLQYYVIDGPDPKDVLRRYTALTGRPARVPTWSYGLWLSTSFTTDYDEATVTSFIDGMAERDLPLSVFHFDCFWMRQFHWSDFVWDPATFPDPEGMLARLHERGLKVCVWVNPYIAQRSHLFAEAAEQGFLVTTPEGDVWQWDMWQAGMGLVDFTNPQAWEWFQDKLRVLLGQGVDAFKTDFGERIPTDVVWHDGSDPQRMHNYYAQLYNQCVFELLEAERGEGDAVLFARSATAGGQQFPVHWGGDCESTFTAMAESLRGGLSLAASGFGFWSHDIGGFEGTPEAAVFKRWVAFGLLSSHSRLHGSSSYRVPWAFDEEAVAVTRHFTHLKHRLMPYLARAGQIASTEGIPVMRPMVVDFPDDRSVTAADTQYMLGGDLLVAPVFDERQVEYYLPEGTWTQVPSGERVTGGRWVRETHGFDSVPLLARPGSVIAFGARTDRPDYPYADGVELHAFDLTEGAEVVVQVPTPDGGACAAEFTVRRLAGHLEATLVRGAAHDWALVHRGERHRADGPVLTVPIAD; encoded by the coding sequence ATGAAGTTCACCGATGGCTATTGGCAGACGATGCCGGGCGTGGAGATTCTTCGCCCGAGGGCAATCGAGTCGGTGGTGAATAGTGGTGATCACCTGCTGGTGCATGCCTCCACCGCGCCCCTTCGCCACCGAGGGGACACGCTGAACCGCCCGATGATCACCATCCGGGTGGATGCACCGGCCGAGGGCGTGATCGGGGTTCGGATCGAGCACTTCACCGGTAGGCGCGAGCATGGCCCACGCTTCGCACTCGCCGGCACGGACGCGGGCCCGCAGGTGGATGTGCCGGCGAGCGGACCCGCCACGCTCACCTCGGGCGGCCTGACCGCTCGGGTCGCCACCGAAGGGCCTTGGTCGCTGGAACTGGTGCGCACGGACGGCACTGTGCTGACCACGGCGACCGATCGCGGCACCGCCTTCATCGCCACCCCGGAGGGGCCGTTCGTGCGCGAACAGCACGCACTGGGCATCGGTGAGCACCTGTACGGTCTCGGCGAGCGGTTCGGGCCGCTGGTCAAGAATGGTCAGAGCGTCGATATCTGGAACGCCGACGGCGGTACCGCGTCCGAGCAGGCCTACAAGAACGTTCCGTTCCACCTGTCCGATCGTGGCTACGGGGTTTTCGTCGACCACCCCGAGCGGGTCTCATACGAGATCGGCACCGAGGTGGCCTCACGCACCCAGTTCTCGGTGCCGGGGCAACGCCTGCAGTACTACGTGATCGATGGCCCGGATCCGAAGGATGTGTTGCGCCGCTACACCGCGCTCACCGGCCGGCCCGCACGGGTACCGACGTGGTCCTACGGCCTGTGGCTGTCGACCTCATTCACCACCGACTATGACGAGGCCACGGTGACCTCGTTCATCGACGGGATGGCCGAACGTGACCTGCCGCTGTCGGTGTTCCACTTCGACTGCTTCTGGATGCGCCAGTTCCACTGGAGTGACTTCGTCTGGGATCCGGCGACCTTCCCCGATCCGGAGGGCATGCTGGCCCGTCTGCACGAACGGGGCCTGAAGGTCTGTGTGTGGGTGAATCCGTACATCGCCCAGCGCTCCCACCTGTTCGCTGAAGCTGCCGAGCAGGGGTTCCTGGTCACCACGCCTGAGGGTGACGTGTGGCAGTGGGACATGTGGCAGGCAGGGATGGGGCTGGTGGACTTCACCAATCCGCAGGCATGGGAGTGGTTCCAGGACAAGTTGCGGGTGCTGCTGGGCCAGGGCGTGGATGCCTTCAAGACCGACTTCGGCGAGCGGATCCCGACCGACGTGGTCTGGCATGACGGCTCCGATCCGCAGCGGATGCACAACTACTACGCCCAGCTCTACAACCAGTGTGTGTTCGAGCTGCTCGAGGCCGAGCGCGGTGAGGGTGATGCGGTGCTGTTCGCCCGGTCAGCGACGGCCGGTGGGCAGCAGTTCCCCGTGCACTGGGGTGGTGACTGTGAGTCCACATTCACGGCCATGGCCGAGTCGCTGCGGGGCGGACTGTCGCTGGCAGCTTCCGGGTTTGGGTTCTGGAGTCACGACATCGGCGGTTTCGAAGGGACGCCCGAGGCGGCGGTGTTCAAACGGTGGGTAGCATTCGGGCTGCTTTCCTCGCACAGCCGGTTGCACGGGTCGAGTTCGTATCGCGTGCCGTGGGCGTTCGATGAGGAGGCGGTGGCGGTGACCCGTCACTTCACCCACCTCAAGCACCGGCTGATGCCCTACCTCGCGCGTGCCGGTCAGATCGCCTCCACCGAGGGGATACCGGTGATGCGGCCGATGGTGGTGGACTTCCCGGACGATCGATCCGTCACGGCAGCCGACACCCAGTACATGCTCGGTGGCGACTTGCTGGTAGCGCCGGTGTTCGACGAACGGCAGGTGGAGTACTACCTCCCGGAGGGCACCTGGACGCAAGTACCTTCCGGTGAGCGGGTGACCGGTGGCCGATGGGTGCGCGAGACGCACGGTTTCGACTCGGTGCCGTTACTGGCCCGCCCGGGCAGTGTGATCGCGTTCGGGGCTCGTACGGACCGGCCTGACTACCCCTATGCCGACGGTGTGGAGCTGCATGCGTTCGATCTCACCGAGGGCGCCGAGGTGGTGGTGCAGGTCCCCACGCCCGACGGCGGAGCGTGCGCTGCCGAGTTCACCGTGCGCCGCCTGGCCGGTCACCTCGAGGCCACCCTGGTGCGGGGCGCCGCGCACGACTGGGCACTGGTGCACCGGGGCGAGCGGCACCGAGCCGACGGGCCCGTCCTGACCGTGCCGATCGCCGACTGA
- a CDS encoding GH1 family beta-glucosidase — protein sequence MTAFPPDFVWGSATAAYQVEGAATEGGRGPSIWDVFSHTAGTTLNGHTGDVAIDHYHRMRDDVALMTQLGLQAYRFSISWPRVQPGGRGEPNAEGLAFYSGLVDALLEAGITPVVTLYHWDLPAELQEDGGWTNRETASAFADYARIVARALGDRVAVWTTLNEPWCSAFLGYASGVHAPGVTDPVSALRAAHHLNLAHGMAAAAIRAELGPDTTIAVSLNTHVTRPADAARPGDVDAVRRLDAVGNRIFLDPMLRGHYPADLLDDLAHLTDFSFVQEGDTALIHQPIDLLGVNYYCTGEAREFRGGARATSTAHGDSAHSPWVGADDVEFLPMSGPQTAMGWNIDPDGLVELLHRLHEDYGVPLVVTENGAAFEDVVSPGGTVHDADRIAYLHGHIEAVGKAREAGVDVRGYFVWSLFDNFEWAYGYERRFGIVRVDYETQRRTLKDSAHWYARLVASGELPVPMRPTV from the coding sequence ATGACTGCCTTTCCACCCGACTTCGTCTGGGGCTCGGCCACCGCCGCCTACCAGGTCGAAGGTGCCGCCACCGAAGGTGGCCGCGGCCCGTCCATCTGGGATGTCTTCTCCCACACTGCCGGGACCACGTTGAACGGCCACACCGGGGATGTGGCGATCGATCACTACCACCGCATGCGAGACGACGTGGCGCTGATGACGCAGCTCGGTCTGCAGGCGTATCGCTTCTCGATCTCCTGGCCCCGGGTCCAGCCCGGCGGGCGCGGAGAGCCGAATGCCGAGGGCCTGGCCTTCTACTCCGGCCTCGTCGATGCCCTGCTCGAGGCGGGTATCACTCCGGTGGTCACGCTCTACCACTGGGACCTACCCGCCGAACTACAGGAAGACGGTGGCTGGACGAACCGGGAGACGGCCTCCGCCTTTGCCGACTACGCCCGCATTGTCGCGCGAGCGCTCGGTGATCGGGTGGCGGTCTGGACCACGCTGAACGAGCCCTGGTGTAGCGCCTTCCTCGGCTACGCCTCAGGTGTGCACGCCCCCGGGGTGACCGATCCGGTCTCCGCACTACGCGCCGCGCACCACCTGAACCTGGCACACGGCATGGCGGCGGCAGCGATCCGCGCCGAACTCGGGCCGGACACCACGATCGCGGTGTCCCTGAACACGCACGTCACCCGCCCGGCGGACGCGGCCCGCCCTGGCGACGTGGACGCTGTGCGGCGACTGGACGCCGTCGGCAATCGGATCTTCCTTGACCCGATGCTGCGCGGACATTACCCGGCCGACCTCCTCGACGATCTCGCGCACCTCACCGACTTCTCGTTCGTGCAGGAGGGCGATACGGCGCTGATCCATCAGCCGATCGACCTGCTCGGCGTGAACTATTACTGCACCGGCGAGGCGCGAGAGTTCCGCGGCGGTGCGCGGGCCACCTCCACCGCCCATGGCGACTCGGCGCACAGTCCGTGGGTGGGCGCCGATGACGTGGAGTTCCTCCCGATGTCCGGACCACAGACGGCGATGGGCTGGAACATCGACCCAGATGGCCTGGTGGAGCTGCTGCACCGGCTGCACGAGGACTATGGGGTGCCGCTCGTCGTCACCGAGAACGGTGCTGCCTTCGAGGATGTGGTGAGTCCGGGCGGGACCGTGCACGATGCGGACCGGATCGCGTATCTCCATGGCCACATCGAGGCCGTCGGGAAGGCTCGGGAGGCCGGGGTCGATGTCCGTGGCTACTTCGTCTGGTCACTCTTCGACAATTTCGAGTGGGCCTATGGGTACGAGCGCCGATTCGGGATCGTGCGGGTCGACTACGAGACGCAGCGGCGCACGCTGAAGGACTCGGCGCACTGGTATGCCCGACTCGTCGCGAGCGGGGAACTGCCGGTGCCGATGCGTCCGACGGTGTGA
- a CDS encoding glutamate--cysteine ligase, which yields MGDEITTHTFSREERQRYREKVRRCLDVFEGMLSTHHFADAPSRSGLEIELNLVDAEYQPAMRNAQVLAEIADPAFQTELARYNIELNVPPAELPGDAMLDLERRLRQHLDVADERAQRRGASIAMIGILPTLRPEHLTGNWMSANPRYQALEEAVFAARRENLDLDISGPEPLRMATGTIAPESACTSVQLHLQVSPGDFAAHWNAAQLLAGPQLALGANSPFLFGKQLWAETRTELFLQATDTRSPELRNQGVRPPVFFGEGWITSIFDLFEENVRYFPALLPECTDEDPEAELAAGRTPRLQELRLHNGTVYRWNRPVYDVVDGEAHLRVENRVLPAGPTVVDVLANAAFYYGALEMLAREERPPWTRISFAAAHDNFTAGARDGVEAQMYWPGYGEVPWDELVLRHLLPLAAEGLARRGVSQHVIDRYLPIIEARCKLRRNGAWWQTQTVAALEQRGASRTDALTQMLQHYLAGMHSNEPVHTWDVPA from the coding sequence ATGGGCGATGAGATCACCACGCACACGTTCTCCCGCGAGGAACGCCAGCGGTATCGCGAGAAGGTGCGGCGCTGCCTCGACGTCTTCGAAGGGATGCTCAGCACGCACCACTTCGCCGATGCACCCTCCCGCAGCGGGTTGGAGATCGAACTTAATCTGGTCGACGCCGAGTATCAGCCGGCGATGCGGAACGCGCAGGTCCTCGCCGAGATCGCCGACCCCGCGTTCCAGACTGAACTGGCCCGCTACAACATCGAGTTGAACGTCCCGCCCGCAGAGCTTCCGGGAGACGCCATGCTCGATCTGGAGCGGCGGTTGCGCCAGCATCTGGACGTCGCCGACGAACGCGCCCAACGCCGTGGCGCCTCGATCGCAATGATCGGGATTCTGCCGACACTGCGCCCAGAGCATCTGACCGGCAACTGGATGAGCGCCAACCCCCGCTATCAAGCGCTGGAGGAAGCGGTCTTCGCCGCTCGCCGCGAGAATCTCGACCTGGACATCTCGGGCCCGGAACCGCTGCGGATGGCCACCGGCACGATCGCACCGGAGTCGGCCTGCACCTCGGTGCAACTGCACCTGCAGGTCTCCCCCGGCGACTTCGCCGCGCACTGGAACGCCGCCCAACTGCTCGCCGGACCGCAGCTCGCCCTCGGCGCCAATTCACCGTTCCTGTTCGGCAAGCAGCTCTGGGCGGAGACGCGCACGGAGCTGTTCCTGCAGGCTACCGATACGCGTTCGCCCGAGCTGCGCAATCAGGGTGTTCGCCCTCCGGTCTTCTTCGGCGAGGGATGGATCACCTCCATCTTCGATTTGTTCGAAGAGAACGTCCGCTACTTCCCTGCGCTGTTGCCCGAGTGCACCGACGAGGATCCCGAGGCAGAGCTGGCGGCGGGGCGGACGCCGCGCCTGCAGGAGCTGCGGTTGCACAACGGCACCGTCTACCGGTGGAACCGCCCGGTCTACGACGTGGTGGACGGCGAGGCCCATCTCCGGGTGGAGAATCGCGTGCTCCCCGCCGGCCCCACTGTGGTGGACGTCCTCGCCAACGCCGCCTTCTACTACGGCGCGCTGGAGATGCTCGCCCGCGAAGAGCGACCACCCTGGACACGCATCTCGTTCGCAGCCGCTCATGACAACTTCACCGCAGGCGCCCGCGATGGCGTCGAGGCCCAGATGTACTGGCCCGGATACGGTGAGGTGCCCTGGGACGAGTTGGTGTTGCGGCACCTGCTACCGCTGGCAGCCGAAGGTCTGGCGCGGCGGGGTGTCTCCCAGCACGTGATCGACCGCTACTTGCCGATCATCGAGGCGCGCTGCAAACTTCGCCGGAACGGAGCGTGGTGGCAGACCCAGACCGTTGCTGCCCTCGAGCAACGCGGCGCCAGCCGCACCGACGCGCTCACCCAGATGCTGCAGCACTACCTGGCCGGGATGCACTCCAACGAGCCCGTGCACACCTGGGACGTCCCTGCCTAG
- a CDS encoding alpha/beta fold hydrolase yields the protein MLAATWYGPEVTEPLVLLHGFPFDSRMWETTVAAMPTAGVLTIDAPGFGASPAIDGGLEDYADAVAQTLAHRGVRRAIVAGLSMGGYTALAFAERHPGRLAGIGLLDTKAGADPEPARENRLRVAEAALGPEGPAAVAPMIDALIAPDAAGEVRATVTRWLEEAPPSGIAWAQRAMAARPDRLSALENLRVPALVLRGSEDALASRVDHETMARALGTDVVEVTGAGHMSAIETPSSVADALSDLTNRSRSAA from the coding sequence ATGCTGGCGGCAACCTGGTACGGACCGGAAGTGACCGAGCCGCTCGTGCTCCTGCACGGGTTCCCGTTCGACTCGCGCATGTGGGAGACCACCGTGGCCGCGATGCCCACGGCAGGGGTACTCACCATCGACGCACCAGGGTTCGGCGCTTCCCCAGCGATCGACGGCGGCCTGGAAGACTACGCGGATGCGGTCGCGCAGACGCTCGCCCATCGCGGCGTGCGCCGTGCCATCGTGGCCGGGCTATCGATGGGTGGCTACACAGCACTGGCGTTCGCCGAGCGGCACCCCGGCCGGCTGGCGGGTATCGGCCTGTTGGACACCAAAGCAGGCGCCGATCCGGAGCCGGCACGTGAGAACCGGCTCCGCGTGGCCGAGGCGGCCCTAGGGCCGGAAGGCCCGGCGGCGGTGGCGCCGATGATCGACGCCCTGATCGCCCCAGATGCCGCCGGCGAGGTGCGTGCCACTGTGACCCGATGGCTCGAGGAGGCACCGCCGTCGGGAATCGCGTGGGCGCAGCGCGCGATGGCGGCCCGGCCCGACCGGCTCTCCGCACTCGAGAATCTCCGGGTGCCCGCGCTCGTCCTGCGGGGAAGCGAGGACGCCCTGGCAAGTCGCGTCGACCACGAGACGATGGCCCGTGCGCTGGGAACGGACGTGGTGGAAGTCACTGGCGCGGGGCACATGAGCGCCATCGAGACACCCTCTTCGGTGGCCGATGCCTTGTCAGACCTCACGAATCGGTCCCGGAGCGCCGCCTGA